The DNA sequence TCTCCAGCGAGGGCATGGGCCCGTCGTGGCCGCACTGCGAGAGCGGCACCCAGCGGCACCCGGCCAGCGGCAGGCACGCCTTCTTGGCGATGCGCGCCCGGTAGCGCACGTGGGCCGAGACGTTCACCGCGCCGCCATCCACCGACATGCGCAGGGCGTCGCGCTCCCACGCCTCCTTCACGTACACGGTGCCGATCACCGGCGCGTCGCCCGCCACGTGCCACTCGTCCTCGTTGCCGCCGCGGGGGGGCACGGCCGCCTCCACGTCGTCCGCGATGCCGGCCAGCGAGAGCGTGACCGGCAGGTGCACCACGCTCGCCGCGGGTTCCGGCAGATCCGCCGCGGGCGAGCCTCCCTCGGGCGGGGGGATGCGCACCCGAGTTCCGCACGCCGCCGCGCATGCGACGAGCAGCACGGGCACGGCCATGCCACGCCACCAGCGCACGCGCGTCGGCCGGGCTCCGCTTGGGGATATGGACGGCGGGTCGGGACGGGAGATGCGGGGCGGCTGCACCGTGGAGGACCGGGCGTGGCGGGTGTCCGATGCGCGGAGCGCGCGGATGTGCTTGCGGGCGAACGGGATGGATGCCATCCGAGCACCGCCTGCCCTCCCAAGCTGGCGCCCGCTCGCCCGCCGCGCCAGTACGGCGTTGTCCGTCGCGCCCGAATCGATCGAATCCACCGCCTCCGTCGAATCGACCCGGCAACGGCGATCTGCCTGGCCGCCTCGCCCGGCCGGCGGCTGGGCGCCTACCGCGGCGGCTCCAGGTCGAAGACGCCGACGGGGCGGAGGTGCTTCTCCTCCCCGATGCTCCACTTCGCCACGGTGATCTTCCAGCCGTCGGCCTCCATCGGCTCCAGCACGCGCAGGCTGATGGAGCGGAAGGGATCGGAGATGAGCATGCGCCCGCCGCGCGCCAGGCCTCCGTCGAAGATGCGGCGCAGGTGCGGGTGGAAGGTCACGCCGTACAGGATGTCGGCCCCGATGATCCAGTCGAACGCCTCGTCCTTCCAGTCCGTCCAGTCCACCAGCCGGTGCTCGATGCCGCGCACGCCGTTCCGCTCGCCGTTGCGCTTGCAGACCTCCATCGCCAGCTCCGCCTTGTCGGTCTGCACCACGTGCGCGCCGAGCGATGCGGCCACGATGCCCGGCAGGCCCGTCCCGGCGCCCAGCTCCAGCACGCGCTTTCCGCGGAAGTCGTCCGCCCGCGCCACCAGCTCGTGCGCCAGGGCGATGGCCGAGGGCCACAGCGAGACGCCGTACGGCAGCACCTCGCGCATGGCGCCGATCACCTCCTCCTCGTCGTCGTGCGTGAGCACCGTGTTGGTGTGCAGGATGCTCCACTGGCGCCCGCCCAGCCCCAGCCGGTACTCGTGCAGCGGAAAGTCGCCCGCGCTGGTGTGCAGCATCTCGGGCTGTACGGCGGATGCGGTCATGTCGTCGGGTCGTATGGATCGTGGTTTCGCATCCGGCCCGCACAGAGCGCCGGATGCCGTTCATCTACCGATGCCATCTACAAGATGCCTGCCCGGTGGAACGGACGAAGGGGCGGCACCCGCACCGGTGTCGCCCCTCCGTTCGTCCGGCCCTGACGGGGTTCAGCGCGAGCGGTTCAGCAGGTTGTCGATCTTGTTCCACTCCTGCGTCAGGTCCGCCAGGTCGTCGGCGTCCAGCTCCGAGCCGCCGCCAGAGCGGCCGTCCTTCATCAGCTGCATCAGGCGGTCCCGCCGCTGCTCCAGCTTCGCGCGCTCCGCGTCGGTCAACGTGGTCCCGTCGCTCATCGCACTGCCTCTCCTTGCCGTGGGCGGATGACTGCATCGCACGCCCCAGATTAACGCGTCCCGCCCTCCCGCGCGAGAAGCCATCACTCTACGCTCCCGCTGATGATGGGCGTCTGCATGCTCGCCTGCGTCGTCCCCACCCGCCGCGCCCTCCCGCGTCGAGCCTCCCGACGCGCTCCGGGCGGGTGCGTGGCCCACCGCCCGAAATGCGACGACGGGGGAGGACGATGACCGTCCTCCCCCGCATCTCGATCTTCCCTTCACCGCCTCAGCGTCGCGCGACCGAGATCAGGCAGCGTCCCTGCCTCGGACGGATAGACGCGATGCGACGTGAGGACGCCCTCATCGCGGAAGTAGCGGCTCAGATCCTCCCGGGTGTTGAGGTCCACCCGCCGGCCCAACATCTCTGACAGCTCGTCCTGCAAAGCGAAGAACGCGAAGCCGAGACAGTGTCCCGGCTCGAGCTCGACGAGCACGTCCACGTCGCTCTCGGGGCCGAAGTCGTCGTGCAGCACGGAGCCGAAGAGCGCCAGGCGCCGGATGTGGTTGCGGCAGCAGAAGTCCGCGAGCGCCGATCGAGGCATGCCGATCTTCGGACCGGACATGTCACCCCGCAGCCTCGGAAACCAGCGGGACCGCCGCATCCTCAGAATCCGTTGCCCCCCGCGCGATCGAGTAGACGATCGGTGCGGCGACGAAGGGGATGTGGCCGATGAGCTGGATCAGCCATCGGATTGAGAACGTGGGCGGGCGATGGACGAGCAGCGGAATCACCACGAGCGACATGACGAGCCAGATGAACGGCCCGTAGACCGCGGCGGCCTTCAGCGCGCCGAAGCGCGAGCCGGACCACGCGGCGAACCCGCTCCGACCGGTTGAAGATCGCCAGGAACACCGCCGACCAGGCGAACGCGACCCCGAAGTGCATCAGCACGCCGACGGCGGCGGTGCGCGTCCCGCCCTCCAGCGCAGCCGGCCCCAGCAGCGTGGAGGCCACGCCCTGCCAGAGCCGCGTCACGGTGGAATGGTAGAACCCCGCGCTCAGCACGCACGCGAACAAGCCGTCGGTGACGCCCGTCAGCAGCCCGGCGACAGCGATTCTCGACGGGCTCACGCGGGCGGGAACCGCTGGAGATGCTGTGATGGGCACGGGAAGCCTCGGCGTGGAGGTAAGCGGCGGGGAAGAGACACTGAACGTTCAAATCACTATACGTCGCCGCCTTCGCAGCCGTCCAGTGACTTCTCAGCACCGCCGCGTTCTGCCCGGCTCGGATGCTCGGACGGCCCGCCCGGCTAAGAGCCTATCTGGAAATTGCGAATGTGATAGGCTTCTCGCATGAGCAAAGCAACGAAGAAGCTACCGGACGATCCGACGATCTGGCGTGTGGATGATGCGCTGTGGGAGCGCTTGGCACCGCTGCTGGTGATCGAGAAGGTAGGAAAGAAGTCCGGAAGGCCACGCAAGAGCGATCGTCAGATCCTGGACGGGCTGATCTGGCTGGCACGCACCGGAGCGCAGTGGGATGCGCTGCCGCGAGAGTTCGGGGCAAGTCCACGGTGCATGACCGCTTTCAGGAGTGGATCCGCCACGGGGTGTTCGCCCGAGCCTGGGCGGTGCTGCTGGAAAAGTACGACGACCTGGTGGGCATCGATTGGACCTGGCAAGCTGCCGACGGCTGCATCGTCAAAGCTCCGCTGGGAAAAAGGGGGCTGACGGCGAGGCGCAGGCCACGGGGCGCAACCCCACCGACCGGGGGAAGAGCGGAAGCAAGCGCCACCCCCTGACCGACAGCCGAGGTGTCCCGCTGGCGGTCGTGCTCTCGGGCGCGAACCGGCACGACATGAAGAAGCTCGGCGAGCTGCTGGACGCGCCGGTCCTTTCCGCCCCCGCGGCCGAAGTGGCAAAACGTCACCTCTGCTTGGACTGGGGATACGCCTATCCCGTCTGCCGCCGGACCGCAGCGGAGAAGGGCTACACGCCCCACATCCCGCCCAAGACCAGCGAGCAGGCCCCGCTGCCGGCACCGGGTGATCCCGACCGCCATCCGGCACGGCGGAGGTAGTCGAGGTCTGCCACTCCTGGTTCAACCGCTTCCGTCGGCTCCTCATCCGCTTGGATAAGCGCGCCGACAGCTACCTGGGGTTCGTGCAGCTCGCCGCGCCGCTCATCATCTACCGGAAAAGTCCGTTCAGCACTTTTCGGATAGACTCTTGGTCAATGTATCCATTCAGCCATTACTGCATTCGGCTGCTGTCAGGCCGCCGCACGACACGAGCATACCGGGCCATCCGGGCGTCGATGCAAGCAAGCAGCGAGAAATGATTTGACAGCAGTGTTCCCTGAGTCATTGTGCCATCCCACGGCCTGGTGCCTGTGGCGCCAAGCGCGATTCCGGCATGCGAGCCGCGACGATTTCCTTGACATTCGCCGTCATTCCCTGTTGGATACAATATTGGCACCGTCGGAACGCATATGCCTCTCTTGCAAGATACGTCTTTTTCGCGAAGGAACTCTGGGCTTACACACCGCCGCCCTGCACGAAAATCAGACAATTTATGCGGAGCCCCTGCGGGATGGCGCGTGTGCGCCGCGCCTGATTCGGGGGATGCCACCTGCCAGTTCATCGCTGCTCAAACATGGAACTGAACCGGCGCGGACCGCCTTCCGCGACCCCCGCGTTTCCCGGCATCACTCCCGGCCCTGCGGCCGCAGTTACGCACGCGGCCTGGCGCGTGCGGGTGCACGATCCGCACCCCGTCCGTTTGGCCCGCGTGCGCCACGCCCTGGAGGCGTTCGCCGTTCAGTGCGTGACTGACACGGGGGAGCTGACAGGGTACGCGGATGGGATGGCAGTGCTGGCGCTGGACGAGCCGGGCGGGAGCGCGCGAGCACTGGTGACGGTGCGGGTGCTACGCGAAGCGGGGTCCGCGGTGCTGTGCTACGGCAACGGCGTGCGGCACTGGCCCGTCGGGGTGCAGTGCCGCCCGGTGCTGGCCGGGGCCGTGCACCTGCTGGACAGCGCGCAACCCGGCTTCGCGCAGGAGTTGGCGGCGCGCGTCGGGGCCCTGCACGCGGCCGAGCGTGAGCGTCAAGCACAGTTGCACGACGTTCGCCAGATGATGCGGGCGGTGGGGTTTGAGGGCGGGAGCGCCGCGCTGCTAGCCACCTTCCGCTCTGTGCTGCGCGCCGCCGCGCTGAGCGATGTGCCCGCCCTGTTCCTCGGCGAGACAGGCACGGGCAAGGAGTTGCTGGCGCGCGCGATCCACCGGCTGGACCTCAAGCGGCGCGGTGGGCCGTTCGTGGCGGTGAACTGCGCGGCCATCAGCCCAGGCGTCGCCGAGAGCGAGCTGTTCGGACACCGGCGCGGCGCGTTCACCGGCGCGCATCAGGACCGGCGCGGGCTAGTGCGCTCGGCCGACGGCGGAGTGCTGTTCCTGGACGAGGTGGGCGAGCTGGACACGCAACTCCAGGGCAAGCTGCTGCGCGTGCTCCAGCAGGGCCGCGTGCTGGCCGTGGGCGACGACCGCGAGGTGGCGGTGGACGTGCGCGTGATCGCCGCCACCAACCGCGACCTCGACGAGATGGTGCGCCAGCGCGCCTTCCGGGCGGACCTGTTCCACCGGCTGAACGTGCTGACGGTGCGCATCCCCCCGCTACGCGAGCGGCCCGACGACGTGGGGCCGCTGGTGGAGCATTTCGCCGCGCAGTTCGGCGCGGGGCGAGGCCCGGCGGCCACGGAGCGCTTCGTGGCGGCGCTGCGTCAGGCACGGCTCCCCGGGAACGTGCGGCAGCTGGAGAACCTGGTGCGCCGGATCCTGGCCGCGCGCGAGGGCGACGCCCTGCTGGACCTGCCCGACCTGCCGCCCGAGATCCTGCGCGAGGTGGCCGGGTCGTCGTCCGCCGCTGTTTCGCCTCCCGCGGGGGAGGATGCGGAGGACGACTTCCCCGCCCCGCCGGCGGATTCCGCCGCGGCCGCGATGGACCCCGCCGGGGTGCTGGCGGCGAACGACTGGAGCCTGGCGCGCTCGCTGGCGTACTGCGAGGCGTTGCTGATGCAGGCGGCGCTCGCGGCGGCGGGGGGCAACCACTCGCGCGCGGCGCGGATGCTGGGGATCACCGCACGCAGCGTCTACAACAAGGTCCACAAGCACCACCTGAACGGCTGACCTCGGCCGCGACTCACACGGCCCGGCCCGGCGGGCGCGGAGACGATTCGTCTCCGCGCCCTCTGCTTTGCGTTCCACACTTTTCCGCGCGCGCATCCTGCGCGCGGACGCGGCGCAGGCATGCGCGTTCGGCCCCCAGCGCCGTTCTTCACCCCCGCGGAACCCGGAACGATCATTCCGGAATCGCGCTTCCGCAGGTAGAAAACGCCTTCCGCAACGCGCGCCGGACGCGCACCGGCCCACGTCGGCTGCATCGCCGCAAACCCATCTCCATCAACGTCTTGCAATCTCGCCTACGCCCGCGGGTGAGGCGGTATGGGCGTTGCCCGGAGAGGAGGCTGTCCGACCTTCGCCCGGCGGCCTTCCCGGAGCCCCGTGACCCAACCCGACACGCACACCGGCGGCCGCGCCCGCTTTCGCATCCGGGACGTTCACCATCCCGAGACCCGCGAGCTCCTGGAGGCGCTGCACGGCGGCGACGTGTTGGAAGGCGAGGTGCTGGACCTGTCCGACAGCGGGCTGGACCCCGCCGTCTTCGCCGTAATCCGGGTCGACCGGTTCGACCGCCCCGTGGTGTTGCCCGTCGAGCGGCTGGTGAGCGCGCCGGCCCCGGAGGGCGGGCGATGAGCGACTACACCGTGATCAAGCTCGTGAACGAGCACCTGCGGCAGGTGCTGTTCGACGGGATGCTGGGCGAGACCGCGCAGTTCTTCAGCGGGCTCGAGGCCATCCACCTGGGCTCGCCCAAGGAGACGGTGGAGGCCACCACCATGAGCGGAAAGCCGGTGCTGAGCGTGTTCCTCTACCAGGTCACCGAGGACCCGTACATGAAGAACCGCCCGCCCGTGCAGGTGGGCACCGAGCAGCGCATGCCCCCCATGGCGCTGCGCTTCCACTACCTGATCACCCCCGTGCTCTCCAGCCCCGACGGTAACGCGCTGGTGCTCGGCAAGGTGCTGGAGACCATGTACGACCACCCCACCCTCACCATCACCGACCCGCTCAGCAGCCAGGCCGAAGACATCCGCGTAGTCTTCGAAACGCTGTCGCTGGGCGACCTGGCGGAGGTGTGGGAGGCGCTGCGCGAGCCCTACCGCGTCTCCGTGGCCTACCAGCTCCGGGTTCCGAGGCTGCAGAGCGGGCGGACGCAGATGGCCGTACCCGTGGGCGAGGCCGCCGGCGACTACGCGGGGGCGACCCCGTGAGGCCCGCCGTGCTGGAGCGCCGCCGCCGCGTCGCGTCGCTCGTCCTGCGCCCCGTGGACGCGCTGCGCGAGACCATGAACCGCCCCCCC is a window from the Longimicrobiaceae bacterium genome containing:
- a CDS encoding methyltransferase domain-containing protein; translation: MTASAVQPEMLHTSAGDFPLHEYRLGLGGRQWSILHTNTVLTHDDEEEVIGAMREVLPYGVSLWPSAIALAHELVARADDFRGKRVLELGAGTGLPGIVAASLGAHVVQTDKAELAMEVCKRNGERNGVRGIEHRLVDWTDWKDEAFDWIIGADILYGVTFHPHLRRIFDGGLARGGRMLISDPFRSISLRVLEPMEADGWKITVAKWSIGEEKHLRPVGVFDLEPPR
- a CDS encoding nucleotidyltransferase family protein; this translates as MSGPKIGMPRSALADFCCRNHIRRLALFGSVLHDDFGPESDVDVLVELEPGHCLGFAFFALQDELSEMLGRRVDLNTREDLSRYFRDEGVLTSHRVYPSEAGTLPDLGRATLRR
- a CDS encoding sigma 54-interacting transcriptional regulator codes for the protein MAVLALDEPGGSARALVTVRVLREAGSAVLCYGNGVRHWPVGVQCRPVLAGAVHLLDSAQPGFAQELAARVGALHAAERERQAQLHDVRQMMRAVGFEGGSAALLATFRSVLRAAALSDVPALFLGETGTGKELLARAIHRLDLKRRGGPFVAVNCAAISPGVAESELFGHRRGAFTGAHQDRRGLVRSADGGVLFLDEVGELDTQLQGKLLRVLQQGRVLAVGDDREVAVDVRVIAATNRDLDEMVRQRAFRADLFHRLNVLTVRIPPLRERPDDVGPLVEHFAAQFGAGRGPAATERFVAALRQARLPGNVRQLENLVRRILAAREGDALLDLPDLPPEILREVAGSSSAAVSPPAGEDAEDDFPAPPADSAAAAMDPAGVLAANDWSLARSLAYCEALLMQAALAAAGGNHSRAARMLGITARSVYNKVHKHHLNG
- a CDS encoding DUF4255 domain-containing protein — protein: MSDYTVIKLVNEHLRQVLFDGMLGETAQFFSGLEAIHLGSPKETVEATTMSGKPVLSVFLYQVTEDPYMKNRPPVQVGTEQRMPPMALRFHYLITPVLSSPDGNALVLGKVLETMYDHPTLTITDPLSSQAEDIRVVFETLSLGDLAEVWEALREPYRVSVAYQLRVPRLQSGRTQMAVPVGEAAGDYAGATP